In Flammeovirgaceae bacterium, the sequence GGATTTCGGTACCGTTTTCAAGGGTGGCGGGTTTCAGCGTTCGGGTGGCGGTATCGCCCTGAATGCCGGGTTCGGTGTATTGCACCTGCATAATAACATGGGCGGGTGCTTCGGCTGTAATAGGTTGCGTACCGTTTTCAAAAGCAATCAGCAGGGTTACCCCTTCTTTAATAAAGCGGGCCGAGTCGCCCAGCAGGGCTTTATCCAGATAAATCTGGTCGAACGTTTCATTGTCCATACACACCAGGCTGTCGCCATCGCTGTACAGGTATTGGTATTCTTTTGTTTCAACGCGCAATTGATCCACTTCGTCACCGGGCCTGAACCGGTTTTCCAAAACTTTACCATTGCGTACGTTGCGCATTTTTACCTGGTAAAAGGCCCGCAGGTTACCGGGTGTGCGGTGTTGCAATTCTTCCACCTGTACAATTTCGCCATTGTAGCGTATGTAATTCCCTCTGCTCAGATCAGCTATAGTTGCCATAGAAAAAAACGACTTAAGTTACATTTATTTTTTATTCGATACGGCTGCGCCATCGTAGGCCCATTTTACATAAATGGCGCCCCAGGTAAATCCTCCTCCAAAGGCGGCCAAAATAAGGTTATCGCCTTTTTTTAGTTTGCTTTCATAATCCCAGAATAACAGGGGGATGGTGCCCGCGGTGGTATTACCGTACTTTTCGATGTTCATCATCACTTTGTCATCGCCAATGCCCATACGACTGGCGGTAGCGTCAATAATGCGTTTGTTGGCCTGGTGCGGTACGAGCCACTGGATGTCTTCGCCTTTCAGGTTGTTACGCCCGGCTATTTCGGCCGAGACCTCGGCCATTTTGGTTACGGCAAATTTGAATACCGGCTGGCCATCCTGAAATACATAATGCAGGTTGGCATCCACTGAAGCATGCGTGGCCGGCATACGACTGCCTCCGGCTTTCATGTTCAGGTAAACGGCACCGGAACCATCGCTGCGCAGAATGGAATCCAGTACACCAAGGTTCTCGGTGGTAGGCTCCAGTAATACAGCCCCCCCGCCATCGCCAAAAATAACGCAGGTGGTGCGGTCTTTATAATTAATAATAGATGACATTTTATCGGCCCCCGCCACAATAACTTTTTTGTACGAACCCGACTCAATGTATTTGGCACCGGTGGTGAGAGCGTATAAAAAGCCCGAACAGGCTGCGCTTAAGTCATAGCTGAATGCATTAACGGCACCCACCTGATCGGCCACCAGGTTGGCGGTTGCCGGAAAGGGCATATCTGGGGTAACGGTAGCTACAATGATGGCGTCAATTTCCTTCGGATCGGTTTTGGTTTTTTGTAACAATTCCTTTACGGCTTTGGTAACTATGAAAGAAGTTCCAAGCCCTTCGCCTTTCAGAATTCTTCTTTCCTTAATACCTGTACGGGTGGTAATCCATTCGTCATTGGTATCCACCATGGTTTCAAGTTCTTTGTTGGTCAGGATGTAGTCGGGAACATAACCACCGACTCCGGTAATGGCTGCGTGAAGTGTTTTCATTGTGGCGGTGCCTTCAGGATTATTGTTTCAAAAAACAAAAGCCCGATAAAAAATCGAGCTGTTATTCTGGCTTGTATAACAGCCGGTGCCTTTGTTGCTATCGGCAAACCGGATGGTACACGAGTGGCCGACCTGATGCATTAAGCGAGAACTTCTTTCTCTAACACCACTTTACCGTTGTAGTAAAGTTTGCCTTCGTGCCAGTAGGCGCGGTGGGGCAGGTGGTGTTCACCGGTAGTGGGGCATACCACCATTTGCTTGGCGGTGGCTTTGTAGTGTGTTCTACGCTTATCTCTGCGGGTCTTCGAGGTTTTACGTTTCGGATTTGGCATAACTCTATAAAATTAATTCTTCAGTTTCTTTAAAACATCCCATCGTGGATCCGTTCCTTTTTTTTCACCTGAAGAGTAAACAATTCCTTCGTTTTGCTCTTCATCTCGAAACCGGGGATGCAGTTTTTTCATAGGCACTTCCAGCCCGATGAATTCAAACAGGTGCTGCCCCAGTCTCAGGGTGTCGGTATTACGTTGAATCATCAGCACGTCTTCGCTGATTTCTTTGTCCTCATCCCCGAATTTGAATATAATCTTCCGGCTGATGCTCATCGGCTGATCGTATTCCTCCAGGCTGCGGTCGCACACCAACCGTGCGTGCCCCGTAATCTGAAAGGTAGCTTCAATAAAGGTTTCCCGCTTGTCCAGCGCTACCGCGGCATGAAATGTTCCGCGGGACAGTATCTCCATTCCATATTGCTTAAAAAATGCATCGCCAAAATCGTAATGAAAGTGGTG encodes:
- the rpmF gene encoding 50S ribosomal protein L32 translates to MPNPKRKTSKTRRDKRRTHYKATAKQMVVCPTTGEHHLPHRAYWHEGKLYYNGKVVLEKEVLA
- a CDS encoding DUF177 domain-containing protein, producing MGLKGGLGLDLYSVHIQGLSYAIHHFHYDFGDAFFKQYGMEILSRGTFHAAVALDKRETFIEATFQITGHARLVCDRSLEEYDQPMSISRKIIFKFGDEDKEISEDVLMIQRNTDTLRLGQHLFEFIGLEVPMKKLHPRFRDEEQNEGIVYSSGEKKGTDPRWDVLKKLKN
- the efp gene encoding elongation factor P encodes the protein MATIADLSRGNYIRYNGEIVQVEELQHRTPGNLRAFYQVKMRNVRNGKVLENRFRPGDEVDQLRVETKEYQYLYSDGDSLVCMDNETFDQIYLDKALLGDSARFIKEGVTLLIAFENGTQPITAEAPAHVIMQVQYTEPGIQGDTATRTLKPATLENGTEIRVPLFINSGDNIKVDTRTGDYVERVK
- a CDS encoding ketoacyl-ACP synthase III; translated protein: MKTLHAAITGVGGYVPDYILTNKELETMVDTNDEWITTRTGIKERRILKGEGLGTSFIVTKAVKELLQKTKTDPKEIDAIIVATVTPDMPFPATANLVADQVGAVNAFSYDLSAACSGFLYALTTGAKYIESGSYKKVIVAGADKMSSIINYKDRTTCVIFGDGGGAVLLEPTTENLGVLDSILRSDGSGAVYLNMKAGGSRMPATHASVDANLHYVFQDGQPVFKFAVTKMAEVSAEIAGRNNLKGEDIQWLVPHQANKRIIDATASRMGIGDDKVMMNIEKYGNTTAGTIPLLFWDYESKLKKGDNLILAAFGGGFTWGAIYVKWAYDGAAVSNKK